One stretch of Sebastes umbrosus isolate fSebUmb1 chromosome 5, fSebUmb1.pri, whole genome shotgun sequence DNA includes these proteins:
- the LOC119487941 gene encoding uncharacterized protein LOC119487941, with translation MVSSRTSQPEAIMPEFNVRHVVSKLLDSFFKGMTADQWGMMKSGSPDDATMTMMGELLLDITAALTKSFLKSLGSTTLASEDDVQINLGDTISQGFAEALGVDISVQCPSSKSLTTLISAEVSESVQSALSSTEGIVQRLTPPGRLNSMILHACKMCQAFIGRMKSVFSPRRRKQRTISEESDVELEPSDAEDRHAATPSSNVVISMKDITYVTIIIKKQLNDITEPLLVDVPDSEYTLLQSQSAREIEDVAEDIARSIAEEALRQTPSEQKRKRSKKNIGSKIKKLLAKCFAKSCIHRIVAQMTKKFHRGSKVHSRESAKSLTKKINDLMKKPENRDLLGLGTPLLTIPPGRVLEFTKVLSDLLYTHILHGPEIIPEPVIRANMRADLQRKVLGFLSLARWWQIFQSDNLVDNLRHAILGTKPRAKKPLAIAAPSAPVTVTKSRDDSARRARNVQNKNCVEVLLERLVTRIFKKAKVTWTLSNVHDIIQRLFEQTWAEVEGLDFDSSPETWENLEKAIYRDLIKTWGNAMWVLVSLKGGKPALGHRIASAVKGHLMAPPRQRSCMCRFFSSMLTAVTRR, from the coding sequence ATGGTATCATCAAGAACTTCCCAGCCAGAAGCCATCATGCCCGAGTTCAACGTCCGTCACGTTGTTTCCAAGCTGCTCGACTCCTTTTTTAAGGGGATGACGGCGGATCAGTGGGGAATGATGAAATCCGGCAGCCCCGACGACGCCACTATGACCATGATGGGAGAGTTGCTGTTGGACATTACAGCGGCCTTGACAAAATCTTTCCTGAAATCTCTCGGGAGCACGACCCTGGCGTCTGAGGACGACGTCCAAATCAATCTGGGCGACACCATCTCTCAGGGCTTTGCCGAAGCTCTGGGCGTCGACATCTCGGTTCAGTGTCCGAGCTCCAAAAGCTTGACGACATTGATCTCTGCAGAGGTTTCGGAGAGCGTCCAAAGTGCCCTCTCCAGCACCGAGGGCATAGTTCAGCGCCTCACTCCTCCCGGCAGACTCAACAGCATGATTCTGCACGCCTGCAAAATGTGCCAAGCGTTCATCGGCAGGATGAAGTCGGTGTTCTCGCCTCGACGGCGCAAGCAGAGGACCATCTCTGAAGAATCAGATGTGGAACTGGAACCCTCAGACGCCGAAGACCGCCATGCGGCGACGCCTTCGTCGAACGTTGTGATTTCGATGAAAGACATCACATATGTAACAATCATCATCAAGAAGCAGTTGAACGACATCACAGAACCTCTCTTGGTTGACGTGCCGGACTCCGAGTACACGCTGCTGCAGTCTCAAAGCGCTCGGGAGATTGAAGACGTCGCAGAAGACATCGCTCGGAGCATCGCCGAAGAGGCTCTAAGACAGACTCCTTCGGAGCAGAAGCGCAAACGCTCAAAGAAAAACATCGGAAGCAAAATTAAGAAGCTTTTGGCAAAGTGCTTTGCCAAATCGTGCATCCATCGCATCGTGGCACAGATGACGAAAAAATTCCACCGAGGCTCCAAAGTTCACAGTCGGGAGTCGGCAAAGTCTCTCACGAAGAAGATTAACGATCTGATGAAAAAACCAGAGAACCGCGATCTTCTGGGGCTCGGCACTCCGCTCCTAACCATTCCCCCCGGTCGAGTCTTGGagttcacaaaggtcttaagtgatctcctctacacacacatcctACACGGACCAGAGATCATCCCCGAGCCGGTGATACGTGCCAACATGCGCGCCGACTTGCAGCGGAAGGTGCTCGGTTTCCTGTctctggccagatggtggcagatCTTTCAGTCCGACAACCTCGTCGACAATTTGAGACACGCCATACTGGGCACTAAGCCGAGGGCCAAGAAACCTTTGGCAATCGCTGCACCGTCTGCCCCGGTAACCGTGACCAAGAGTCGTGATGACTCTGCACGGCGAGCGCGGAacgtacaaaacaaaaactgcgTCGAGGTGCTCTTGGAGAGGCTGGTCACGCGGATCTTCAAGAAGGCGAAAGTGACCTGGACCCTTTCAAACGTCCATGACATCATCCAGCGCCTTTTTGAACAAACGTGGGCCGAAGTCGAGGGTCTCGATTTCGATTCCAGCCCAGAAACATGGGAAAACCTCGAAAAGGCAATTTACCGGGACCTGATTAAGACGTGGGGCAATGCGATGTGGGTGCTGGTGTCCTTGAAAGGGGGTAAACCGGCACTCGGACACCGTATCGCCTCCGCCGTCAAAGGTCACCTGATGGCACCACCGAGACAGAGGTCCTGCATGTGCAGGTTTTTCTCTTCTATGCTCACCGCCGTGACGAGGCGTTAA